Proteins encoded within one genomic window of Formosa agariphila KMM 3901:
- the kduI gene encoding 5-dehydro-4-deoxy-D-glucuronate isomerase produces the protein MNTNFETRYASSPQTVKKYDTQELRDEFLIDNLMQEGQVNLTYTHYDRYIAGSAVPTSSGLTLETIDPLKADYFLERRELGIINVGGNGTVTVDGTTYNMGLKDALYVGMGVKDVVFASDDASNPAKFYLNSAPAHTNFPTKKVSKSEANKIELGSLETANHRTVNQMIIGGIVTTCQLQMGMTELKTGSVWNTMPAHVHDRRMEVYYYLDIPQDQAVCHFMGEPTETRHIWMQNDQAVISPPWSIHSGSGTSNYTFIWGMAGENLDYNDMDVAKITELR, from the coding sequence GAGACGAGTTTCTAATTGATAATTTAATGCAAGAAGGACAAGTTAATTTAACCTATACACATTACGACCGTTATATTGCGGGTTCGGCTGTACCCACATCTAGTGGTTTAACCTTAGAAACTATAGATCCATTAAAAGCGGATTATTTCTTAGAGCGTAGAGAATTAGGAATTATTAATGTTGGGGGAAACGGAACTGTAACTGTAGATGGTACAACGTATAATATGGGATTAAAAGATGCTTTATATGTTGGTATGGGTGTAAAGGATGTAGTGTTTGCAAGCGACGATGCTAGCAATCCAGCAAAATTCTATTTAAACTCGGCACCAGCACACACCAACTTTCCAACTAAAAAAGTAAGTAAATCTGAAGCTAATAAAATAGAATTAGGGTCTTTAGAAACTGCCAATCACCGTACGGTAAACCAAATGATTATTGGAGGCATTGTAACAACTTGCCAATTACAAATGGGAATGACAGAATTAAAAACAGGAAGTGTTTGGAATACCATGCCGGCTCACGTTCACGATCGTAGAATGGAAGTGTATTATTACTTAGATATTCCTCAGGATCAGGCCGTGTGTCATTTTATGGGTGAACCTACAGAAACACGTCATATTTGGATGCAAAACGATCAAGCTGTAATTTCTCCACCATGGTCTATTCATTCAGGTTCAGGAACTTCAAACTACACATTTATTTGGGGAATGGCAGGAGAGAATTTAGATTACAACGATATGGATGTTGCAAAAATAACTGAGTTAAGATAA